The Paenibacillus sp. FSL W8-0426 region GGTCGATGTCGCAGGAGGAAAACGCCAAGGCTTGATATTGTACTATGCATCGTTTCATGAAGCGTGACCCAGTTAGAGAGCTCATCAGCCAAAATAGGATAAACGCTCCGCTCCGGCTTCCCCAATGTGCAGTGATGCATGTTGGCGGACAGCCGGAGTTTTGCGTTATACGGACAGCCGCGATGGGTCCAAACCTGCTACAATGGAGCCATGACGATATGGCAGAACGGACGGGGAGGTTAGGATATGGAACAGGGAAAGTTGAACGGGAGTTTGTACCAGCCGGAGCTGCGCGCGGGAGACTGCGGTCCGCGTTTTTACGCCTACTACTACAAGCAATGGGACGATTACGAAATGTCCCACCATGTTCACGATTCGACCGAAATCATGTACATCATATCCGGCATGTGCAGAGTGGACGTCAAGATGCCGGACGGCAGCACGGAACAGGCGGTGTTGAAAAAAGGACAGTTCATCCTGCTGGATGCGGGCGTTCCGCACCGATTGCTGGTGCAGGACGGCGTGCCCTGCCGGATGCTTAACGTGGAATTCGGCTTTGCGCCCGCAGCGCCGGGCCAGCCTTCGATTCGCCAGCTCGCGCGGGAAGAGCAGGAGGTCGCAGCTCTGCTCGACGGAGCGTCTCCTTATCTGGTGCTGCCTGACCCGGAAGAGGTATACCACATCATGAAAAGCCTGGTGCTGGAGCTGGACCAGCGCGGCTTGGCTGCGCAGGAACGGCAGGATCGAACAGGCGCCGCCGCGTCCGCAGCGCCGAGTCCGCTGCGCGTGCTTGCGCCCGAAGAACGCTCGCAGCATCGCGAAGCCCGCAACCTGCAGTTTCCCGAACAGGGCACGTTAGTGCGCACGCTGTTCGTCCAGCTGCTGGTTCGGGTGGCCCGCCTGCGCGGGGAGCAGCGCCGAAGCGCGCTTGACCAGACCGAGCTGTACGTGAAGCGCACGATCGAGTTCATGCATCAGAACATGGACCGCAGCATTCAAATGAAGGAGATCGCCGCAGCCGTCAACCTGCATCCGGGGTATTTGCACCGCATCTTCCGCAAGCATGCGGGACGAACCCCTGCCGATTACCTGACGATGCTGCGCATGGAAAAGGCCAAAATGCTGCTGCAGCAGACCGACATTCCCGTATCGGAAATCTCGGATTACGTGGGCGTGGGCAGCCGCCAATACTTTCATATGCTGTTCAAAAAACATACGGGGCTGACGCCGCTGGAATTCCGGGCATCCATGGAGCGCCATGTTAGCCATTATCCGGATGGCAGCCATGCGGAGGGGGAATGAAAAGTGAGGATTTTTGACACCCTTTCCGCAAACAGGTCATGATTTTGATAACGCTTCCCCGAAAGGCATTGCTACAATGGACTCATGTGGTGAAACAATAACCGAAGCAGTGTCTTCGGACAATGGGAGGACATGGGCATGTCGTTTAAAGTGGCCTTTATCGGGGCAGGCAGCATCGGATTCACGCGCGGATTGTTGCGGGATCTGCTGACCGTGCCGGAGTTCAAAAACATCGAGGTGGCGTTCTGCGACATCAACCAGCATAACCTGGACATGGTGACCGAGCTGTGCCAACGGGATATTCGCGAGAACGGACTGGACATCCAGATTCAACCGACGACGGACCGCAGAGAAGCGCTCAAGGATGCCAAGTACGTGCTGTGCACGATACGGGTAGGCGGGCTTGAAGCGTTTGCGACCGACGTGGACATTCCGCTCAAATACGGGGTGGACCAGTGCGTCGGGGACACGCTGTGCGCGGGCGGCATTATGTACGGGCAGCGCGGCATCGCCGAGATGCTGGACATCTGCAAGGACATTCGCGAGCAGAGCGCGCCGGACGTGCTGCTGCTCAACTACTCGAACCCGATGGCCATGCTGACTTGGGCCTGCAACACATACGGCGGCGTGCGCACGATCGGTTTGTGCCACGGGGTACAGCATGGGCACCATCAGATCGCAGAAGTGTACGGGCTGGATAAAAAGGACGTCGATATCGTCTGCGCGGGCATCAACCATCAGACGTGGTACATCAAGGCGTCGCACAAGGGCGAGGACCTGACGGCAGGTTTGCTTGAAGCGTTCGAGAAACATCCGGAGTACAGCCGGACCGAAAAGGTGCGCATCGACATGCTGCGCCGCTTCGGGTATTACAGCACGGAATCGAACGGCCATCTGAGCGAATACGTGCCTTGGTACCGCAAACGTCCGGACGAAATTCAAGACTGGATCGACCTGGGCAGCTGGATCAACGGGGAGACCGGAGGGTATTTGCGGGTATGCACGGAAGGACGCAACTGGTTCGAAACCGACTTCCCGAACTGGATGAAAGATGAGCCTATGCGTTTCGTTCCGGAAAAACGAGGCGAAGAGCACGGTTCGTACATTATCGAATCGCTGGAAACGGGACGCGTATACCGCGGGCATTTCAACACTGTCAACAACGGCGTGATCTCCAACCTGCCGAATGACGCGATCATCGAAGCGCCGGGCTATGTCGACCGCAACGGCATCTCGATGCCGCATGTCGGCGATCTGCCGCTCGGCCCGGCAGCCGTATGCAACGTCAGCATTTCGGTACAACGTCTGGCGGTAGAGGCCGCAGTGCATGGCGATGACCAGTTGCTGCGTCAGGCATTCATGATGGACCCGCTCGTCGGCGCGGTATGCAATCCGAAAGAGATTTGGCAAATGGTCGACGAGATGCTGGTCGCACAGGCGAAATGGCTGCCGCAATACGGCGAAGCCATTGCAGCGGCGAAAGAGCGGCTTGCGGCAGGCAACCTTATTCCGACGAAAGCATACGAAGGCGCAGCGCGGCTCAAAGTGAAAACGGTGGAAGAGATGCAGCAGGACCGCGATGCCGCCAACAAAAACGCGGGCGAGTCCGACAAGGGCAAAGATCGCGAAAAGGTACAGCAATAAGATACAGCAATAAGGTGAACTATAAAGTGAATCTATGAAGTGAAGCGATAAGATGAAGCAACAACATCACTAAGCTTCATGATGCAAGGCGCAGCCGTTAGACGAGGGAGTCTGGCGGCTGGGCTTTTTTTGCATGTGAAAATCGATTATACAAAGCGCGCAATTTGGATTATGATGGAATAACCAAGTAAGTTAATGTGTTTACATATAATAGCGATTTAATCTAGGAGGATGATAATGATGTCAACTATACCTGAACCATTGACCACCGAACTGATCGAGCAAGCTATTGCCTGGCGCAGGCATTTGCACCGGCATCCCGAGCTTTCGTTTCAGGAACATGAAACGTCCCGGTACATCGCCGGCATATTGGAATCGTTCGGCGGACTGGAGATCAGCCGCCCTACGCCGACAAGCGTCGTTGCCAAGCTGATCGGCGCCCATCCGGGCAAAACGCTGGCTCTGCGTGCAGACATCGACGCATTGCCGATTGAAGAGGAAGCGCCGATCGAGGACGCTTCCCGCAATCCGGGCGTCATGCATGCCTGCGGGCATGACGGGCATACGGCCACGCTGCTGGCCGTGGCCAAGCTGCTTAGCGCGCGAAAGGAGCAGCTTCGCGGCGAGATTCGCTTTATTTTCCAGCATGCGGAGGAAATGCCGCCAGGCGGGGCAAGAGAACTGGTCGCGGCAGGCGTCATGGACGGGGTGGATTGGGTCGTGGGCGAACACTTGGCTTCCCTGCTGCCTGTCGGTCAAATAGGCATTGCCTATGGCGAAATGATGGCTTCGCCGGACAACTTCACGATTCTTGTCAAAGGGTACGGCGGACATGCGGGATCTCCACATAGGGCGGTGGACGTCATCGCCATTGGCGCCCAAATCGTGACCAACCTGCAGCACATCGTGTCCCGGAATGCCGATCCGCTGGAGCGCCTCGTGGTATCCATTGCCCAATTTACCGCAGGGGCCTCCCACAATGTCATTCCGGATCAGGCGATCATCAAAGGAACGGTACGGAGCTTCAGCACGGAAGTGCGGGAAGAGGCCGAAAGACAGATCGAGCGCATCGCCGGCGGAGTCGCTTCGGCCCATGGAGCGAGCATCGAGCTGGATTACGTGTACGGCTACGATCCGGTCGTGAATGACGAGGGACTGACCCGTACGATTGAAGCGGTGCTGGTGGAAACGTTTGGCCGGGACGCCGTCGTTCATCAACCCCCATCCATGGGCGGCGAGGATTTCTCGGCGTATCAGCGCGTCGTTCCAGGGACGTTTTTCAATATCGGCGCAGGCAATGTGGATAAAGGCATCGTGTATCCCCATCATCATCCCAAATTTATGATTGACGAAGAAGCGCTGCAGAACGGCATATTGGCTTTCGTTAAAATTGCGGAACATTTGCTTGAGTGGAACCGGGATTAGTCAAACAATGTTCAACATCTGGATATGCAGGATAGGATTAACCTTGCGAATCTCTCGACTCTTTTTCCATGCTATGTTATTATAAAAACTCTGATAACGTGGTAACGAGCTAAAGCGTTTTGCTGGCTATAGACATGGAGGGGTAAGAAATGATGAAGAAAAAGGGAATCGTACTGTTACTGATCAGCATGTTCATCGTTGTACTCGCGGGCTGTTCGGGCTCGGCAAGCAAAGACGACAATACCATCGTCGTAGGCATCGACGACAAATTCGCTCCGATGGGTTTCCGTGACGAGCAAAACGAAATCGTAGGTTTCGATATTGATTATGCCCGCGCGGCCGGGGAGAAAATGGGTAAAGAGTTCACGTTCCAGCCGATCGACTGGTCTTCCAAGGAATCCGAGCTGAACAGCGGCCGCATCGACCTGATCTGGAACGGATACACGATCACGGACGAGCGCAAGGAGAAAGTCCTGTTCACGAAGCCGTATCTGGAGAATAGCCAGGTGGTCGTGACGCTGGCCGATTCGCCGATTACGAAGCTGGACGAGCTGGACGGCAAAAACGTCGGTCTGCAAGCATTGTCCTCTGCGGCAGATGCACTCGCGGCAAGCCCGCTGAAAGACAAAGTAAAAGCTTCCGAATTCAAGGATAACGTACTTGCCCTGACCGACCTCAAAACGAAACGCCTGGATGCCGTCATCATCGACGAGGTTGTAGCAAGATACTACATGTCCAAAGAAGAAGGAACGTTCAAACTGCTGGACGAATCGCTCGCTCCCGAGCAATATGGCGTTGGCGTGAAGAAAGGCAATGAAGCACTGTTGAACGAGCTGCAAAAAGCCCTTGACGAGATGAACGCGGACGGCACGGCTGCCGAAATTTCGAACAAGTGGTTTGGCGAAAACAAGGTGCTGAAATAACAGGTTTGATCCGATCCACTTAGAATCGCAAAGGACCTGACAATATCGATTGAACGGCATGGCCTGAATCCTTTATGCCGCCGTTCACTACCAAGTGACCCCGTATTTCCGATGGAGGCAATGCCTTCGGTGGAGTGCGGGGTCAACAGATTAGAGGAGATTGAATCATGAGCTGGGATTATATATCTACCGTATTAAAACCGATGCTGGATGGGGCGCAGACAACGATCATCATGTTTCTGGTCGCGATCGTATTGTCCGTGCCGCTCGGCTTCGGCATAACGCTGGTCATGCGCAGCCGCTTCAAACCGCTGGCCTGGCTGGCGCACGCGTACGTTTACGTCATGCGCGGCACGCCGCTGCTGCTGCAGGTGCTGTTCTTCTGCTTCGGCCTGCCGCTGCTGCCGGTGATCGGGGAGCATCTGGTCTTCGACCGCTTCGTTTCCGCAGCGATTGCGTTTGTGCTGAACTATGCCGCATACTTCGCGGAAATTTTCCGGGGCGGCCTGCTTTCCATCGACAAAGGACAGCAGGAAGCGGCGCAGGTGCTGGGGCTTAGCCGCTGGCAAACGATGACGAAAGTCATCGTTCCGCAGATGATCCGCGTGGTGCTGCCGGCAACCGCCAACGAATCGATTACGCTGGTGAAGGATACGGCGCTTTTGTACGCCGTGGCCGTGCCGGAGCTGCTGTATTACGCGCAGGCGGCGGTCAACCGCGACATGCAGCTGATACCGTTTTTCTTGGCGGCAGTCATTTATTTGGTGATGACCCTTGTGCTGACCGTTCTGTTCAAGCTGTTGGAGAAACGTTACTCGTTTAAATAAAGCTGCGGCGCAGAGGCCGCACTCAAAATCAATCCGTTAAAGGACTGTCTAAACATGTCACATATCATAGAAGTCAACCAATTGAAAAAATCGTTCGGCACGCTGGACGTCCTGAAGCAGGTTTCCTTCAGCGTGGAGCCGGGCGAAGTCATTGCCGTCATCGGACCGTCGGGCTCCGGCAAAAGCACCATGCTGCGCAGCCTGATCCATCTGGAGGAAATTACGGGCGGCACGATCCGCCTGCAAAATCAGGTGCTGGTTGAGGACGGACGTTACGCTTCCGGTGCGGACATTCGCAAAATGACCGACCGGATGGGCATGGTGTTCCAGCATTTTAACCTGTTCCCGCACCTGACCGTGCGCGCGAATCTGGAGCTGGCGCCGAAGACGCTGAAAAAAGAAAGCAATGCCGCTATTCGTAAGCGCAGCATGGAACTGCTGGACAAGGTAGGGCTGGCGGACAAGGCCGATACCTATCCGGGCAATCTTTCCGGGGGACAGAAGCAGCGCGTGGCCATCGCCCGCGCCCTCATGATGCAGCCGGACATCCTGCTCTTCGACGAGCCGACCTCCGCGCTCGATCCCGAGCTGACGGGCGAAGTGCTGCGGGTCATCAAACAGCTCGCCCAGGAAAACATGACGATGATGATCGTCACCCATGAGATGAGCTTTGCCCGCGACGTCGCGGATCGCATTTTCTTCATGGACAACGGCGAGATCGCCGAATCCGGTACGCCGGAGCAAATTTTCGGCAATCCGCAGCTGGAGCGTACGCGTACGTTTTTGCAGCGGGTAGAGCTGGACGCCTAAGCCAGGCTGCACATCATAAAGAGCGAAATCATGCCGGACCACGAGGGGACCGGAAGATTCGCTCTTTTTTGCGTTGACGATACGATGTATGCTGATCGTAATTTACGCTGCAGTCTTCCGCGAGCGCTAACGAATCTCACACACCTTATGTGGGCCGTTTTCGTGGTTTGCAGCACCTAACGAACCTGAGAAGTCTTATGCAGCGTAATTTGGGCCGTTCGGGCGTCATTTCACCATAATAACGTGTCTCAGGTTCGTTACGATTCAACGTGAGCTTTATTCCGCTCAATAGAGTGCGTCACGTTCGTTACAGCAAAAATACGGGGATGAACAAGGCAGGCAGCAGGTTCAACACGTTGATTTTTGTAATGTTCAGAATGTTCAAGCCGGTGCAGAGCGCAAGAATGCCGCCAATGATCGTGATTTCGTTGATCACGCTGGTCGTCATGTATCCGGAAATGAAATCTGCGGATAAAAATACTGCTGTTTCGATAACAAACAATATAAGTGATGTGAGCATGATGCCGATTCCGAAAGTGGAAGCCAGAATGAGCGCCGTCATCCTTCATTCAAACGGCCCGCCGAGAACCGGGCCATCAGTTTATCCAACCTTTTTTCGATATTTATAAGCTGACCGATGATCCCGCCAAGCGTGAGGAAAATGATAAACATGACTTGAAATTCGCTGGTGGAAAGGCTGTTCATCGTTGTGCTGATGCCGATGATCAGGGCGCTGACGCCGATCACCTGGTTCAGGATGGATTTGTAGCTCTCATGGATGAACCTTTTGGAGATGGCTCCGATCGTGCTGCCGCATATCATCGAAAAACAATTGATCCATATTCCAAGCATCGTGTTCACTCCTGAGGATTACCACACCGAATTTAGAAGTTGGTCGACTTCCGGGATTCGGGTGACGGATGGGGTTGGGATAAGATTGCCGTTGACCATGACCATGTTGACGTCCGACAAGGCTTCGATACGCTCCAGCGGGTTATGCTCGAGGACGATCAGATCCGCGTTTTTGCCGACTTCAAGCGTACCGGTAAATTCATCCACGCCCAAAATGTTTGCATTGGTTCGGGTAGCCATCTCGATGACCTGTGCCGTGCTCAGACCGGCCTGTCTCATGTAATGGTCGAGTTCTCTCCACATGTCGTAATGCGTAACGAACGGCATCGCGGCATCGGTGCCGACACCCATCGTAATGCCGTGTTCAATGGCTTGATGCACACTTTTCAACATGGATGTGTAAACCAGCCTGGAGTTTTCCTTCACGGTTGCGCTCACCTTTGTGACACTGGTGTCCAAGGAGGCCGACGGATAAGCGGCTTGCAGGGTCGGGATCAGGGCCGTGTAACCGTTCAGGGCATTGGGATTGTTTTTATACAGGCCGATGATTTCGTCATCCATTTCCGCGCCGTGCTCGATCGTGTCGACGCCGCCTTTTAACGCCACTCTGACACCTTCCGTGCTCTCCACATGGGCAGCGACCCGCAGCCCGATTTTGTGCGCTTCGTCGCAGATCGCGGCTACTTCGTCCACCGTCATTTGCAGGCGGCCCGCTTCGCCGACCATTTTGGCATCGGTCACCCCACCGGTCACGCAAATTTTGATCAGATCCACGCCGTGTTTCACATTGAGGCGCACGTTTTTGCGCGCCTCCCATGGGGAGTCTCCCACCAGAGCGAGGTAGGGTGCGCCGTGTCCGCCCGTGACGCTCAGGAAAAACCCGGATACAAGCAAGTTCGGGCCAACGAACGTGTTGGCGTTGATTTCATCGCGGAGCGCCACATCGGTGTAGAAAAATTCGCCGACGCTGCGCATCGTGGTCACCCCGGCATGCAGAGCCGTCAGCGCATTGCGTTTCATGCGTTTTATCAGCACGTTTTTTCCGAATTTCGTGTTCAAAATGTGGTTGTACGCAAATTGCAGCATGCCTTCGCTGGCGGACAGCGTGAACGGTTTGCCGTCTGCGAACAGGTGAACGTGGGCATTGATCAACCCTGGCATGACATATTTGCCCGCAAGGTCGATCATTTCATAATGGGCGGGGATGTCCATTTCGTGTTCTTTGCCGATCTGTTGAATGCGTCCGTGTTCATCGACCAGAATGGTCATATTTTTGGCCAAACCTTGATGCTGGTCGCCGTGGATTATATTGCCGTTGGTGAGCGCATAGGCCTTTGTCATCATAAAATCCTCCTTGAATGCGATGTATAATGAATGAATAATTCATTTTTGGAGCGAAAAAAAGGGCAAGGCATGTCCGGCTTTTTTTACTCGTTCAAGCTTTTCATACCGTGCAGTCTGTAAATGCTCAACGCTTCGAAAATACGTCTGCGGCTGTCGTCGCTCATCTCTCTTTTCAGCAGATCCAGATTCATGTCGATGACATTGTGGGCGATGATGTTGAGCATGACCATGTTTTCTTCGTGGCCGATTTCGTAGCGTTTATACCGATCCTTGAGATAGGCCTTTTTGGTTTCGATCATCAGGTCGACCAGTTCGTTTTTCGCGTTGGTGTATGTGGTGCCTTTGTTTTTTTCGAAAATGATCACGATCTGTTTGCTGTACTTCGTCAACACGTCCACTTGAGCCTGAAACAGGGCAGACCGCTCCTCGCTGTCGGCGCCGTCGAAAAAATGCTGATTATCGAAATGAATTGTCTCGACCAGCACGTTTTTCAGGTATTCCACCAAGGTGGGCGGCACGACGGAGTAGAACAGATCCTTTTTGTTTTTGAAATAGGTGTAGATGTTGCCAACGGAAATGTTGATCTCGTTCGCGATATCGCTCATCTTGGCGTCGACAAACCCTTTTTCGAAAAATACCTTTAACGCGGCATATTCGATTTCTTTTTTGACTTCGTCTTTTTTGGACTGCAATCGGAACGTCTCCTTAAAAGTGAATGGTTAATTCGTTATTAATGTAGTCCTATTTTTGAGGTTTGTCAAATGGCCGGATGTTGGAATGGGGAACAGAGGATATGTGAGGCAGTGTGTTGTGTGCTGTGGATGGCGGGATTCATGCGGTTGTGTTATCATTGGTGCGAATGCCAAGCTCACATGAATTTCCTGGGAGATTCGCACCTCGAAAATTGTCGAAAAACGCCTAATTTGTGACCTTTTGGCAATGAGGAGGGATGTTTTGATTTAGAGAAGGTACTGAAGGAAAGTTCATTTTTTGAAGTGGACGCAGTTTATACGTTATTTTTCGCTGTCGCACTCTGTATGGAGTGCGTGGATTGAAATACGCCAATCTACACAATCTGATGATCATCACGTTGTCGCACTCTGTATGGAGTGCGTGGATTGAAATGGATATCACCCAAGGCATTTACCTTGAGTGACTTGTCGCACTCTG contains the following coding sequences:
- a CDS encoding alpha-glucosidase/alpha-galactosidase, encoding MSFKVAFIGAGSIGFTRGLLRDLLTVPEFKNIEVAFCDINQHNLDMVTELCQRDIRENGLDIQIQPTTDRREALKDAKYVLCTIRVGGLEAFATDVDIPLKYGVDQCVGDTLCAGGIMYGQRGIAEMLDICKDIREQSAPDVLLLNYSNPMAMLTWACNTYGGVRTIGLCHGVQHGHHQIAEVYGLDKKDVDIVCAGINHQTWYIKASHKGEDLTAGLLEAFEKHPEYSRTEKVRIDMLRRFGYYSTESNGHLSEYVPWYRKRPDEIQDWIDLGSWINGETGGYLRVCTEGRNWFETDFPNWMKDEPMRFVPEKRGEEHGSYIIESLETGRVYRGHFNTVNNGVISNLPNDAIIEAPGYVDRNGISMPHVGDLPLGPAAVCNVSISVQRLAVEAAVHGDDQLLRQAFMMDPLVGAVCNPKEIWQMVDEMLVAQAKWLPQYGEAIAAAKERLAAGNLIPTKAYEGAARLKVKTVEEMQQDRDAANKNAGESDKGKDREKVQQ
- a CDS encoding amino acid ABC transporter permease; the encoded protein is MSWDYISTVLKPMLDGAQTTIIMFLVAIVLSVPLGFGITLVMRSRFKPLAWLAHAYVYVMRGTPLLLQVLFFCFGLPLLPVIGEHLVFDRFVSAAIAFVLNYAAYFAEIFRGGLLSIDKGQQEAAQVLGLSRWQTMTKVIVPQMIRVVLPATANESITLVKDTALLYAVAVPELLYYAQAAVNRDMQLIPFFLAAVIYLVMTLVLTVLFKLLEKRYSFK
- a CDS encoding amino acid ABC transporter substrate-binding protein, whose amino-acid sequence is MKKKGIVLLLISMFIVVLAGCSGSASKDDNTIVVGIDDKFAPMGFRDEQNEIVGFDIDYARAAGEKMGKEFTFQPIDWSSKESELNSGRIDLIWNGYTITDERKEKVLFTKPYLENSQVVVTLADSPITKLDELDGKNVGLQALSSAADALAASPLKDKVKASEFKDNVLALTDLKTKRLDAVIIDEVVARYYMSKEEGTFKLLDESLAPEQYGVGVKKGNEALLNELQKALDEMNADGTAAEISNKWFGENKVLK
- a CDS encoding DUF554 family protein, whose amino-acid sequence is MLTSLILFVIETAVFLSADFISGYMTTSVINEITIIGGILALCTGLNILNITKINVLNLLPALFIPVFLL
- a CDS encoding amidohydrolase family protein encodes the protein MTKAYALTNGNIIHGDQHQGLAKNMTILVDEHGRIQQIGKEHEMDIPAHYEMIDLAGKYVMPGLINAHVHLFADGKPFTLSASEGMLQFAYNHILNTKFGKNVLIKRMKRNALTALHAGVTTMRSVGEFFYTDVALRDEINANTFVGPNLLVSGFFLSVTGGHGAPYLALVGDSPWEARKNVRLNVKHGVDLIKICVTGGVTDAKMVGEAGRLQMTVDEVAAICDEAHKIGLRVAAHVESTEGVRVALKGGVDTIEHGAEMDDEIIGLYKNNPNALNGYTALIPTLQAAYPSASLDTSVTKVSATVKENSRLVYTSMLKSVHQAIEHGITMGVGTDAAMPFVTHYDMWRELDHYMRQAGLSTAQVIEMATRTNANILGVDEFTGTLEVGKNADLIVLEHNPLERIEALSDVNMVMVNGNLIPTPSVTRIPEVDQLLNSVW
- a CDS encoding TetR/AcrR family transcriptional regulator, giving the protein MQSKKDEVKKEIEYAALKVFFEKGFVDAKMSDIANEINISVGNIYTYFKNKKDLFYSVVPPTLVEYLKNVLVETIHFDNQHFFDGADSEERSALFQAQVDVLTKYSKQIVIIFEKNKGTTYTNAKNELVDLMIETKKAYLKDRYKRYEIGHEENMVMLNIIAHNVIDMNLDLLKREMSDDSRRRIFEALSIYRLHGMKSLNE
- a CDS encoding AraC family transcriptional regulator, with amino-acid sequence MNGSLYQPELRAGDCGPRFYAYYYKQWDDYEMSHHVHDSTEIMYIISGMCRVDVKMPDGSTEQAVLKKGQFILLDAGVPHRLLVQDGVPCRMLNVEFGFAPAAPGQPSIRQLAREEQEVAALLDGASPYLVLPDPEEVYHIMKSLVLELDQRGLAAQERQDRTGAAASAAPSPLRVLAPEERSQHREARNLQFPEQGTLVRTLFVQLLVRVARLRGEQRRSALDQTELYVKRTIEFMHQNMDRSIQMKEIAAAVNLHPGYLHRIFRKHAGRTPADYLTMLRMEKAKMLLQQTDIPVSEISDYVGVGSRQYFHMLFKKHTGLTPLEFRASMERHVSHYPDGSHAEGE
- a CDS encoding amino acid ABC transporter ATP-binding protein; translated protein: MSHIIEVNQLKKSFGTLDVLKQVSFSVEPGEVIAVIGPSGSGKSTMLRSLIHLEEITGGTIRLQNQVLVEDGRYASGADIRKMTDRMGMVFQHFNLFPHLTVRANLELAPKTLKKESNAAIRKRSMELLDKVGLADKADTYPGNLSGGQKQRVAIARALMMQPDILLFDEPTSALDPELTGEVLRVIKQLAQENMTMMIVTHEMSFARDVADRIFFMDNGEIAESGTPEQIFGNPQLERTRTFLQRVELDA
- a CDS encoding DUF554 family protein, yielding MLGIWINCFSMICGSTIGAISKRFIHESYKSILNQVIGVSALIIGISTTMNSLSTSEFQVMFIIFLTLGGIIGQLINIEKRLDKLMARFSAGRLNEG
- a CDS encoding amidohydrolase; this encodes MMSTIPEPLTTELIEQAIAWRRHLHRHPELSFQEHETSRYIAGILESFGGLEISRPTPTSVVAKLIGAHPGKTLALRADIDALPIEEEAPIEDASRNPGVMHACGHDGHTATLLAVAKLLSARKEQLRGEIRFIFQHAEEMPPGGARELVAAGVMDGVDWVVGEHLASLLPVGQIGIAYGEMMASPDNFTILVKGYGGHAGSPHRAVDVIAIGAQIVTNLQHIVSRNADPLERLVVSIAQFTAGASHNVIPDQAIIKGTVRSFSTEVREEAERQIERIAGGVASAHGASIELDYVYGYDPVVNDEGLTRTIEAVLVETFGRDAVVHQPPSMGGEDFSAYQRVVPGTFFNIGAGNVDKGIVYPHHHPKFMIDEEALQNGILAFVKIAEHLLEWNRD